GTGGCCGAGGGGATCCGGGCGCGCGGTGGTCCGACCATTTCCGGCACCTACATCTGGCAGCTGCGCAAGGGCCTGCGGGACAACCCGACCAAGCGGCACCTGGAGGCGCTGGCCTCGTTCTTCGGCGTGCCGCCCGCCTACTTCTTCGACGACGAGGCGGCCAGGCGGATCGACGCCGAGCTGGCGCTGCTGACCGCGTTGCGGGACAACTCGGTCCGGCAGATCGCGTTGCGGGCCTGGGGCCTGTCCGCCAAGAGCCTCGACGCCATCACCGAAATGGTCGAGCGGGTCAGGGAGCTCGAAGGTCTCCCCAGCGTCACCATGGGCAGAGAATGACCGCCACGCGCTGCCGCCTCGCGGCCACCCGTGACCGGGCGGGCTTGCTGAACCCGGAACTGCGGCGCCTGCGCCGCCGCTGCCTGGCGATGGTGCGACGGCTGCCGCTGCCGGATCCGTTCGACGCGCGGGAGTTGTGCCGGCTGGTGGCGCAGCGGCGGCGCCGGCCGATCTCGGTGGTTCCGGCGACCGGCGGGGACCACCAGGTGCTTGGCCTGTGGGTGGCCACCGAGCACACCGACCTGATCTTCTACGAGGAAGCCACCACGCCGCCGCACCAGGAACACATCATCCTGCACGAGCTGGGCCACCTCCTCTTCGACCACTTCGCGGAAACGCCTTCGGTCACCGAGCAGATGCGGCTGCTGATGCCCAGCCTCGACCCGGAGGTGGTGCGCCGGGTGCTCGGGCGCACCACGTACCAGGAAACCGAGGAGCAGGAAGCGGAACTGCTCGCCACGCTGATCTGGGAACGGGCCTTCCTGGCCCGCGGGTCGGCGCGCCGGCCGGACGCGGTGTCGGACCGGATCAGGGAGACCTTCGACTGGCCCGGCCGTGGTTGACTGGGCCCGGCTCTACGGTCCGGCCGTGCTGGCCTGGTTGTTCGTCCTGGTCAAGATCCTCAGCCAGCTGCGAAGGCGGTCCACGCGGGGCTCGACGATCTGGATCCTGCTCGGCGGAGTGGCGTGTTCGATGACCGCGCAGACGCCGGGCGTCTACCACGCGCTCGCCGAGGTGAGCGGGATCCCGAACCTGGGGCGGCTGGTGGCGCACGGCACGATGCTCGCGGTGGCCTGGGCGGCACAGGAGTACCTGTTGCGGGCCAACCAGCTCGGCCTGGGGCCCGCCGTGGGGCTGCTGCGGTCCAAGCGGTGGTTCCTCGCCGTGATGGTCATGATGTGCGTGTGCTTCGCGCTCGCGGACACCCCGGTCGACGACGTCCGGTTCGCCGGCCGCTACGGCGCTGAGCCGTGGGTGCTCGAGTACTGGCTGGTCTTCGTGGCCGCGATCGTGCCCGCCTTCGGGAACATCGTCCGGCTCAGCTCGCGGTACGCCGCGCGGTCCGAGGTGCCCGCCTGGCGCTACGGCCTGCGCTTCATCGCCGTGGGGACCGCCAGCGCGTTGCTCTACCACGTGCACAAGGCCGTGGTGTTCGCCGCGGACCGGTTCGATTTCCGTTACCCCGAGCCGATCAGCGATCAGCTCGACCGGTTCCTCCCGCCGCTCGCCGCGGTGCTGGTGCTGATCGGGGCGATGCTGCCGTGGTGGATGCCCCGCCCCGGTTTCCCGGCGATCCGCGACTGGTTCACCCGGTACCGCACCTACCAGCGGCTCCGGCCGCTCTGGCTGGCGCTGTACCGCACCAATCCGGAGATCGCGTTGTTCCCGCCGCGGCCGATCCTGATCGACCTGCTGCCCTCACGCGAC
The genomic region above belongs to Amycolatopsis sp. YIM 10 and contains:
- a CDS encoding helix-turn-helix domain-containing protein, whose translation is MPNAAGVTGRPEAEPDAGTSLAGKVNHLFQTIRPGEGWEYSFEEVAEGIRARGGPTISGTYIWQLRKGLRDNPTKRHLEALASFFGVPPAYFFDDEAARRIDAELALLTALRDNSVRQIALRAWGLSAKSLDAITEMVERVRELEGLPSVTMGRE
- a CDS encoding ImmA/IrrE family metallo-endopeptidase — protein: MTATRCRLAATRDRAGLLNPELRRLRRRCLAMVRRLPLPDPFDARELCRLVAQRRRRPISVVPATGGDHQVLGLWVATEHTDLIFYEEATTPPHQEHIILHELGHLLFDHFAETPSVTEQMRLLMPSLDPEVVRRVLGRTTYQETEEQEAELLATLIWERAFLARGSARRPDAVSDRIRETFDWPGRG
- a CDS encoding MAB_1171c family putative transporter, with translation MVDWARLYGPAVLAWLFVLVKILSQLRRRSTRGSTIWILLGGVACSMTAQTPGVYHALAEVSGIPNLGRLVAHGTMLAVAWAAQEYLLRANQLGLGPAVGLLRSKRWFLAVMVMMCVCFALADTPVDDVRFAGRYGAEPWVLEYWLVFVAAIVPAFGNIVRLSSRYAARSEVPAWRYGLRFIAVGTASALLYHVHKAVVFAADRFDFRYPEPISDQLDRFLPPLAAVLVLIGAMLPWWMPRPGFPAIRDWFTRYRTYQRLRPLWLALYRTNPEIALFPPRPILIDLLPSRDLSLRLYRRVIEIRDGRLSLQPHLDPGIGSTVRTMARRSGVSGRKLDAMAEAATLLAAIRSHATGSAPLPAPVPVAVPGGRDLESDTAFLTEVARAYRKLS